The Labeo rohita strain BAU-BD-2019 chromosome 19, IGBB_LRoh.1.0, whole genome shotgun sequence genome window below encodes:
- the LOC127181379 gene encoding nuclear GTPase SLIP-GC-like — MTMYAVVTLQDSDEVMVAPTNWLIEDKKQCYWPPFRSIEKYLEAVRNRLEPSTGGKPWEKLAILFHSEYDTYKQAKKKQAAMSEKKEQPAKTKKQVTETSPLPPVLSQSALSGISSHGSLAKNMVNKGIKRKREPDDLNASTKLDSDMFILKMVKQIMAEVNTRIQNINSTVQTTTEQKNNILDAIAKMDDMDRDNKRKKTIGVFGKTGEGKSFLLNTILGLDYLLPSGSFGACTSVITQVEANLTDSNYTAEIELISKEEWENEIASEDSRNEEGITAVFGADADNKTLKELKEDDKYAEIDNLLSAINKTISHTEFSEFKDEVARYIQHNASNPGGCYWPLVKRLTIKIPDCHELLEHIVLLDIPGTGDCNKIRDDLWKTKLSECSSVWVVSDINRAITDRDPWGIIQHCIQDLGPGGECKNISFICTRTDVINPNEYIRSVHLSGDKILISKTECILHRNNRAKTVLKKKFEIMKKKGRFIADVFTVSSKAYLDKNLHLEPIKTEIPKLQEVLKKTNMRINRELIRDYVNEAKGVLSFIQSIQLDTDEKMVETKGIVHKNLEENLAKALKELGCVFDSLYNIINQRLSKGVEKSVKLCIDTKNAMIASAAPNDRRGFHKILQALYKNKGWYWPKNRDAPLDLNMCLAKHMHDNIDDEFNLIFPVDDSKTGMSVQEGIDKFSIIQSGTAYLSSSMLYHMENFIKTEETKVKTLLKREVVQKKKKIYSSIKTTIQNQMTAGYEQAAKLKGNKAMKKREKKITETIEQLKHTMFKAAKKEVLNQFKDLKEDVCKTLESELKRSVEISLSQTTKTTLMDVSREIEKLEAAIWKLSD; from the exons ATGACCATGTATGCAGTTGTTACCTTGCAAGACTCAGATGAGGTGATGGTGGCACCAACAAACTGGTTGATTGAAGACAAGAAACAATGTTACTGGCCCCCATTCAGATCAATAGAGAAGTACTTGGAagctgtcagaaaccgtcttgAGCCTTCAACAGGAGGGAAGCCATGGGAGAAATTAGCTATTCTGTTTCACTCAGAATATG ACACTTACAAGCAGGCTAAAAAAAAGCAAGCAGCAATGAGTGAGAAAAAAGAACA ACCAgccaaaactaaaaaacaagtCACAGAAACATCCCCATTGCCTCCTGTGTTATCACAATCTGCTCTGTCAGGAATTTCCTCTCATG gCAGTTTGGCCAAAAACATGGTCAACaaag GTATTAAAAGAAAACGTGAACCAGATGATTTAAATGCCAGTACAAAGTTGGATTCAG ATATGTTCATATTGAAGATGGTGAAACAGATCATGGCAGAAGTTAACACTAGAATTCAAAACATTAACAGCACAGTCCAAACaacaactgaacaaaaaaacaacatttt AGATGCCATTGCAAAAATGGACGATATGGATAGagacaacaaaagaaagaaaaccatTGGTGTTTTTGGAAAGACAGGAGAAGGAAAAAGCTTCCTATTAAATACAATCTTGGGATTAGACTATTTACTGCCATCGGGTAGTTTTGGTGCCTGCACATCTGTTATTACTCAGGTGGAAGCCAATCTCACTGATTCCAACTACACAGCAGAGATTGAACTCATCTCTAAAGAG GAATGGGAAAATGAGATTGCTTCAGAAGATAGCAGGAACGAAGAAGGAATCACTGCAGTGTTTGGAGCTGATGCAGATAATAAAACACTGAAGGAACTTAAGGAAGATGATAAATATGCTGAAATTGATAACCTTTTGTCTGCCATCAACAAAACAATTTCACACACTGAA TTCTCTGAATTTAAAGACGAAGTTGCACGTTACATACAACACAATGCATCAAACCCTGGTGGCTGCTACTGGCCACTTGTGAAGAGACTGACTATCAAGATTCCAGATTGTCATGAACTCCTGGAACACATTGTGCTTCTTGATATTCCTGGGACTGGAGACTGCAACAAGATAAGAGATGACCTGTGGAAAACT AAACTGTCAGAGTGCTCTTCTGTGTGGGTTGTAAGTGATATCAATCGAGCAATCACTGACAGAGACCCCTGGGGGATAATACAGCACTGCATTCAAGATCTGGGACCAGGAGGAGAGTGCAAAAACATTAGCTTCATCTGTACCAGAACTGATGTCATTAATCCAAATGAATATATAAG atcTGTACACCTTTCTGGAGACAAAATTTTG atctcAAAAACCGAGTGCATACTTCATAGGAACAACCGTGCGAAGACAGTTCTGAAAAAGAAGTTTGAAATCATG aaaaaaaaaggcagattcATCGCTGATGTTTTCACTGTCAGCTCCAAGGCATACTTAGATAAAAATTTACATCTGGAACCGATTAAAACAG AAATACCAAAGCTGCAGGAAGTTCTGAAGAAAACTAACATGAGAATTAACCGAGAATTGATCAGAGATTATGTTAATGAAGCGAAGGGAGTTTTGTCATTCATACAAAGCATCCAGCTAGACACAGATGAAAAAATG gTGGAGACAAAAGGTATAGTCCATAAAAATTTGGAGGAGAATCTAGCAAAGGCACTGAAGGAGTTGGGTTGTGTGTTTGACTCactttacaatattattaatcaaCGTCTTTCAAAAGGTGTGGAGAaatcagtgaaactgtgtatTGACACCAAAAATGCCATGATTGCATCT GCTGCGCCTAACGATAGGAGGGGATTCCATAAAATCCTTCAAGCATTGTACAAGAACAAAGGATGGTATTGGCCAAAAAACAGGGATGCCCCCTTGGATCTGAACATGTGCTTGGCCAAACACATGCATGACAACATCGATgatgagtttaatttaatttttcc TGTCGATGATAGCAAAACAGGAATGTCAGTGCAAGAAGGGATTGATAAGTTCAGTATCATCCAAAGTGGCACTGCTTACTTATCATCTTCCATGCTATACCACATGGAAaacttcattaaaacagag GAAACCAAAGTAAAGACATTGCTCAAAAGAGAAGTTgttcaaaaaaagaagaaaatctaCTCATCAATCAAAACAACAATTCAAAATCAAATGACTGCTGGCTATGAAC AAGCTGCAAAGTTGAAAGGAAATAAAGCCATGAAGaagagggagaaaaaaataacagaaacaaTTGAACAGTTAAAACACACCATGTTTAAAGCTGCAAAAAAGGAAGTTCTGAATCAGTTCAAGGACTTAAAG GAGGATGTATGTAAGACCCTTGAATCTGAGCTGAAAAGATCAGTGGAAATCTCACTTTCACAAACCACCAAAACCACCCTTATGG ATGTCTCCAGAGAGATTGAAAAGCTGGAGGCAGCTATCTGGAAGCTATCTGATTGA